TCGAGGGGGATGAGGTTTTCGCGGGCACTATGAACGAGGACGGCTATCTTGAGGTCGAGGTTGACAGGAAAGCGGAGGACACTGTCCTTTCCAAAATTGTAAGGATAGTTGAAGAGGCTGAAAGACAGAAATCAAAGACTGAAAAATTCATAGACAGGTTTGCCCGTTATTATACCCCCGTAGTGATCTCCCTGGCATTCGCAACGTTTTTCATCCCCGCGTTCATTCTCGGTTATCCGTGGCATGACTGGTTTTACAGGGCACTGGTCCTTCTGGTCGTGTCCTGCCCCTGCGCAATGGCGATCTCAACGCCGGTTGCCATGGTCTCAGCAATATCAAGCGCGGCGAGGCACGGGGTTTTAATTAAGGGGGCAACGTTTATCGAAGAGTTGAGCAGGGTAAAGGCTTGCGCGTTTGATAAAACCGGCACGCTGACAAGGGGCAGGCTTGAAGTGGCGGATGTTATCGGTTTTAACGGTCATTCCGGGCAGGAGGTCCTCTCCATCGCCGCTTCCCTGGAAGCTCGCTCGCAACATCCCATCGCAAAGGCCATACTTGCCAGAGCGCATAAGGAAGGCATCCGGCTGAAGGAGATAGATAATTTTATGTCGGTTAAAGGTAAGGGAGTGCAGGCCCTGATAAACGGCAATACATATTATGCGGGCGCAAGGAACCTCTTCGATAATTTGTCCATCAACCTGCCTGACGAACTGCCGGGGCTGGAGAAGGAAGGAAAGACCTCTATTTTTATTTCAACCAGGGAGCAGGCAGTGGGAGTAATAGCGCTGGGAGATATGGTCAGGCAAAACGCGCATGAGATAATTACGCACCTTAAGAATGCAAACATAAGAACGGAGATGCTGACCGGTGACAACAGGAAGGTCGCGGAGGCGTTGGCGGACACGATCGGAATTGACGGATATCATGCTGAGTTGTTGCCTGAAGACAAGGTCAGGGTTGTCGAGGAACTCGCCGGCAAATACGGCTCTGTTGCAATGGTCGGCGACGGCGTTAACGACGCGCCTGCGCTTGCAAAGGCAAATGTCGGGATAGCCATGGGCACTATCGGCTCCGACGTTGCCATAGAGACAGCGGACATCGCATTGATGCATGATGATCTGTCCAGGATTGATTACCTCATATCGTTAAGCAGAAAGACCATGCAGGTTGTTAAACAGAACCTCACCGTCTCAATTCTCATCAAGGGAAGTTTTACTGTCCTCGCCTCTCTGGGGTTTATCAACCTCTGGATCGCAGTCGGGGTGGGTGACATGGGCCTGAGCCTCGCTGTTATCTTAAACGCTATGAGACTGACGAGGGTAAAGGCGTAAAGACCGGGAGTGCGCATTCACAAATTCTTCATAACAACCCTGTATCCTATAAAATGTCAATTTGCCCTGCTCACGTTGACTTCATAATTTATGAAAAGCTATATTAAATGTCGGAGGTTTTTTTGGAAGAGAAAGAAAAGAAAGATATATTCGAGTCGGTCTGGAGTTTTTTAGCGTCCGTAAAACTCGCTATCGGCGTTTTCATCATTATAGCCCTTTCTTCAATAATCGGCACCATTGTTGAACAGCAGGCTGAGCCCGCAAAAAATATTGCACTGCTCGCGAAGTTTTTCGGCGATTCCGCCGCGCCGTCGGTTTACAACGTTTTCGCGAAACTCGGTTTCATGGATATGTACCGCTCGTGGTGGTTTGTAAGCTTCCTGATAATTTTCAGCATTAACCTCATCGTCTGCACAATCGATAAATTTCCAAAGACATGGCGCCTCGTGAAAAACCCTTTGAGGCCGCTGCCGGAAAACGTACTTAAAACCCTTCCCGTAAAAAAGGAAGTAAAATTTAAGACCCACCTCAATATAGCAAAGGACGAGTTCGTAAACATCCTGAATTCATCAAGATACAAATTCCTTGAATCAAAGGAAGAAAATTCCGTACAGCTTTATTCCCAGAAAGGCAAGTATGCCCGCTTTGGGTTTTACATCGTGCATGTGAGCATCATCCTGATTTTAGTTGGCGCCATAATCGGGGCGCGTTTCGGGTTCACCGGATTTCTGAATCTTCCCGAAGGGCAGGTTTCTGACATGGCGTTTTCACAGGACGGCAAGACAATCCCCCTGGAATTTTCAGTCAGGTGCAACTGGTATGATACGAAATATTATGAAGGCACTGATACGCCCATGAAATTCCAGAGCGAACTGACAGTGATTGACAACGGCAGCGAAGTCATGAAAAAGATCATTGAGGTCAACTCCCCGCTCAAGTACAAGGGGATCACCTTTTTCCAGTCAAGCTACGGCATGGTCCCAAACGCGGTGGGCACTTTTGTCCTGGACATTACCCCGAACGGCGGCCAGTCAACCAAAGTGCAGCTCAGACCAGGTGGCTCTTTTGAAGTCCCGGGCACCGGGATCAGAGGCACTGTTGTTAATTTTTCACCAGCGCTTACACAGGACAGAAACACCGGCGCGTTGACCACATATTCAGATAACATGGTTAATCCCGGAGTAGCAATACAGTTCAGCATCCCCGGTATGCAGCCTTTTACCGGCTGGGTCCTGAAAAGATATCCTGAAACAGGCGCGCTGCCCGGAGGCCATTCGGTCAAATTCGCAGACTACCAGGGCGTGGAATACACGGGTCTTCAGGTATCAAAAGACCCCGGCGTGATCTTTATTTATATCGGCTCTATTTTAATGGCGATCGGTTTGTACGTTGCCTTTTTTATTAGCCATAAAAAGATATGGATAAATCTTGCGCACGAATCCCAGGGCGGCAAAGGCCCGGTCAGGGTAACTGTCGGGGGAAATACAAGCAGGAACCGGCTTGCATTTGAAAAGGAAATAGAACATATCTTATCAAAGGCTTCTGAAGCTATAGAAGGAAGGAGTAAAAAATGAGCAGTTCACTTTTTTTCGATATATCCGCAGGCGCATATATAGCCGCGATGATCGTATATGTAATCTACCTTGTAACGAGGAGCAAGACAGTCGGCCTTGCCGCTACTTCCGTTACAATATTCGGGTTTGTCTGTCAGACAATCGCTTTTCTAACCAGGTGGAGCCACTCCTATGATTTCTGGGTGGCGTCAAATCCCACATCGAGTTTAGTGGAATCTCTTTTACGGGCCGCTCCACTGAGAAACCTTTACGAGTCGCTGATATTCTTTGTATGGTCGCTGATATTGATCCATCTTTTGATCGAGTTCAAATATAAAAACCGCTCCTTAGGCGCATTTGTCACGCCGGTTGCGGCCCTCGCGCTGCTGTTTATTGACATATCCGGCACGACAAAAGAGATCCAGCCCCTCATGCCGGCGCTCCAGTCGAACTGGCTGCTCTTTCACGTGCTGCTGGCCTTCCTGGGATACGCGGCTTTCGGCGTGTCCTTCGGCGCTGCCGCGGCGTACATAATCATGATCACGGAAAACAGGAAAGAGAAAACATATATTTTCTGGAGCATAATAATCGGCATCTTCCTGGTCGTCCTGATCGCTATGGGGATGGATTTCCTGGGCCTTTCCGCTGAGGAACGCAAGGAACTGATCCAGAGTCATTTCCTCAAGACCACATTCAGGAGCGATTCAGGCGGCGTAGCGGCAGCAAGTTATGTTATCGGTATCGCGTTTATTTATCTTATCTGGCAGTTTGGACTTGGGCTGAAAAAAGTCCTCGGTTCGTTAGCGGTCACTCCGCAGATGCTTGAGGACATCGAATATAAGAGTATCGCAATAGGTTTTCCGTTATTCACGATCGGCGGTCTGATAATGGGCGCGATATGGGCCAACAGCGCATGGGGCAAGTACTGGAGCTGGGACCCGAAAGAGACCTGGTCGCTGATAACATGGTTTGTTTACGCGCTCTATATCCACGCGCGTTTTGTCGCCGGATGGAGAGGGAAGCGGGTTGCGATCCTCGCGGTAGTCGGCTTCGTAGCGGTCATCTTCACATACCTCGGAGTCAACCTCGTACTGTCAGGGTTGCATTCTTACGGCAGTGGTTAAGAGGTAAAATAGGATAAAGTTACAAAGGCACAGAGTTGCAAAGCTCTGTGCCTTTTTTTATCTCGTGCAGGTTATTTTTTTACGTTCCTATGTGATGCGAATTATGAGAGGGAGAATCACGAGACGCTGTAGCACTATTCCCCCCCTTTATAATTCGCATAGAAGGTCAGCAGATTTTTAAATCTACATTGATGATGTTCAATTATATCTTGTTATTAGCGCCGTACAAGTATAGAATAATCATATATTACTTTTCATTTAATCACGGATTAGCCTCTGTAATTTTATACCCATGATACACGGTAAATTATTTCGAAAGACCTTCACAGTAATATTTTGCATGATTTTAGTCTTGACCTGCGGTGTAACAAAAGGCATAGGTGCTGATATATGTTCTTCAGTGAATGACATCACCTCTAAAATATATTTCTGTTTTATCATTCACAATGAAGAAGATGACGTTAACGGGGTCCCAAACAGCAATCCCCTTATTCCCGATTACAATGGCAATCCAGCGGTATTTAACCATTTCGCTGATGCTATGATGGATTACGCACTAATGCTCAACAGCTACGGAGCGACATTGAGCTTTCAGCCTGACTGGACCTTTATCGAAGGTGTTCAAAAATACCGTCCCGGCTTTTTCACAGATCTCCTTCAACTCGGAAACGTTGAGATCGTGCCTCATGCGCATGAGACATACGTCCCTTATGATGAAGTTTATACCATGCTGGAGATGAACTATGCTCAACCGCTAAAGATTCTCGGCGGGATGACACATGATAAATATAAAGCAAGTCAGGTGTGGTTTGATGCGAATCCGGGATTTGCTTTCTGGGGGGCTCCCCTGCAAACTTCTAATCATATAAATGATAAGGCCCCTCCGCCGATGGTATACAGGATAGCAGAGCCCAAAGACATATACGACTACTATGATCTTTACAGGCATGTTGCATCCTCCTCCATAATAGCCACTCCCGGGGTGCCATCCGATGTCACTAAAATGTTTCAGATAAAGCCTGTCGGAAATTATATCACGCCTTCATATGAACTGTATGCAACGAGGTATTTTCTTGCTGAGCCTGATGATACAAGTGTTCCAAGAATATGGCGGAAGAGGCTTGATGGTACACAAACACCTGGCGCAGGCAACAGGACTGCATCTGAGATAATTAATTCTGTAGCCTACAAAATCCAGAATGAATTGCAACCTCTCATCCTTCAGGGGAAGCTTGAGTTTAAAACAGTTGGAGAAATTATCAACCTCTTTAAGCAATACGAACAGTGCCTGGATATTAGAGACAACCAGGACTTGTGTGATTTCGTCCCCCTCATGCCCCATTATGAGCCGGTGCGGGTTGCGTCTGCCTACAGCTCTTCTCTTCAGGCTGCTTATGACTCAGCGATGGATGGGAGCACCATACAGAGTCGTGCGGTGGTGCTTACCGAGAATCTTAACATTAACCGGGATGTTTCAGTTTTTATAGACGGAGGGTACAGTTGTGATTATTCAGCCGGCAGCAGCATGACACGCTTAATTGGCGATATAGTTGTAAGCAGCGGAAACGTAGAGATTGGAAATGTTATTCTTGAAAAGTAAACGCCAGCCCTCTTTCCCCCGGCCTGTTTTGATACTTGCTTGACAAAGTGATGCGGTTTCAAAAGTTCCTTTGTAGGGGTATCTACCCCGGAGTCAACCTCGTACTGTCAGGCTTCATTCTTACGGCAGCAGTTAAGAGGTAAAAAAGGATAAAAATACAAAGGCGCAGAGCCGCAAGGCCCTGTGCCTTTTTTAATTAGTCATGAATCTTTTCAGATCTTCTTTGGCAGGTTTACTACAGGACAGAAAGGCAAGGGAAAAACGGGATGCAAGAATTAAAGATTTAAAGCTCTGATTCCCAAACGCTGAATTCTGTCTTGCCGGCAGGATGACGCTCATATCCTTTTTTATGTTTTTTTTCAAGCGCGTTGATATTCACCTGCTTGATAGCATCCTTCAATGCCTTACGGGTAAAAGCAGAACGCGTTGTTTTTAGTTTTTTAGCAATTATATCAACGGCTGTTATCAGGTCATCATCTAAGGTCATTTGAATTGTCCTATAAGGTCCTCCCAATAATGTGGCTCTTTATAGCTAAAAAAACCCACATCATTTCCTGAGTCAATTGGTTCCCCTTACTCTGTGGTACACACCCCTTAATCCCTCGCTATCTCCCGAAGGGGAGAGGGGAATAAAGAAGTTGCGGGTTCGGGGGCGCTTATTTATAATAGACGATGCTGCGGGTGCTCTATATTAAAAACTTCTCCATTATCGATGACGCAAACATAGAGTTCGCTGAAGGGTTTAATGTCCTCACGGGGGAAACAGGCGCGGGGAAATCCATAATCATTGACGCGCTTTGTCTGGCGCTTGGTGAAAGGGCGACTGCCGAGGCCATCCGCAGCGGTGAGAAGGAGGCGGTTGTTGCCGCGTTCTTTGATATCTCTCCGCGATTGCTGAACCCTGCCACGCATCAGTTCCTGACAGACTACGGGATCAACATTGATGAGGGTCTTATCCTCAAGAGGATCGTCTCCGCGCAGGGCAAAAGCCGCGCGTTCGTCAACGGCTCAATGGTGAACGTGCAGACACTTTCCGATATCAGTAAGAGCATCATCGATGTCCACGGACAGTACGAGCACCAGTCTCTGCTTTCGTCAGACAATCAGCTTGACCTGCTTGACGCATTCGGCGGGCTGCTTTATGAACGGCAAGAGGTAAAGAACGTTTATGAATCAGTGAGCGCCTTGAGACGGCAGATCGAGGAACTCATTCAGCAGGAAAAAGAGAGGGCCCAAAGGCTGGACCTTCTCAAGTATCAAATAAATGAAATTGAAACGGCACAATTAAATCCGGGCGAGGAAGAGGAGCTTTCCGGCGAGGTGAAATTCCTGGGCAGCGCGGGCAGGCTTGCAGGACTTGCAAATGAGGCGTACGATTCCCTTTACTCATCTGATTCCGCCTGCATCGCGGAGCTCTCCCGCATACTGAATTCTCTCCGGGACATTGCGGCCATCGACCCCCGCGCGGATGACGCGGTCAAGTCTGTCAAAGACGCGCTCCCCCTGCTTGAGGAGGCGGGATATTTTCTCAGGGACTATAAAGAGAAACTGGACAATGACCCTCAACGGCTTGAGCAAATACAGGAAAGGCTTGAGCTGATAAAGGGCTTGAAGAGAAAATACGGCGGCAGCATTCAGGAGATTCTCGATTACAAAGATAAAGCCGTTATCGAGCTTGAAGCGCTCCAGCATTCCGAGGAAAGACTGGAGACGCTGAAAAAAGAGCTTGAAGAGCTGAAGAAAAGTTTGACTGAAAAGGCGGGGACGCTTTCAAAAAAGAGAAAGACATCGGCAAAGAAAATAGAAGCGGAGGTTGTGTCCCATCTCTCTGAGCTGTCAATGCCCGACACCAGGTTTTCAATTCACATCACGCAGGAAAAAGGCGACGATACCACAGACGGGTTAAAGGCCACGCAAAAGGGAATTGACGGTATTGAGTTTCTAATATCCCCAAATGTCGGTGAAGACCTCAAACCCTTAGCTAAGATCGCATCCGGCGGAGAGCTTTCAAGGATAATGTTAGCGTTAAAAAGCATCATGGCAAAGGGTGATAACATCCCGGTCCTCATATTTGATGAAATTGACGCGGGTGTAGGCGGCAAGACAGCGGAGAACGTCGGCAGAAAATTGAAGAACCTTTCAGCAAGCCACCAGGTTATTTGCATAACACACCTTCCACAGATCGCGTCATACGCGGACAGGCACCTGAAGATTGAAAAGAAGGTCAAGAAGGACAGGACGGTTGTTGAAATAGCCGCTGTTGAGAAAGATGAAAGGACCGCGGAGGTTGCGCGGATGCTGGGAGGGGAGATCTCAGAGGTGTCATTAAAACACGCGAAGGAAATGCTGAAGAAGGGCAAAGGGTATAAATGAGTAGATTGTATAAATATTCAGGATTGCTTCAAGTAAAAAGGGAAACCTCTTTCAGGATTTCTATAATCGACAGATTATTTGAAATGTTATCCTCAAACAATCTAAGCGGTTTTTATAATTCTGTGCTTAATGCTCTTTACTATCTTCTTCTTAAGAGGTGTCGTATAGAAATTCTGAAACAGGCCCCCCTTTTTGCAGCAAGACCTGTAAAATTAAGTTCGCTATGAATCCAGTGAAGCCCTCTAATGAGAAGGAGAAGAAGCGCGAGCTCTTCCGCTATCTCGGCGTGGCGAGCACGGTCGGGATAAACCTTGTAATTAGCACATTCATCGGTTTTGCGCTCGGCTACTATCTGTTAGACAGATATTTCGGAACGTTCCCGTGGCTTACACTTGTATTTACGCTTCTCGGGATTGTTGCGGGGTTTAAATTTTTATTCAGGATAGCGTCAAGGATCAGCAAGGACAATAATGGAGATTCTGAAAAGGGTAATTAAGAAGAGCATTTTCATCATCCTGCCTCTGGCGGCAATCTCATTCTTTATTGAATCACGGAGACTGCCGCTGGGGATTTTGATGGGGTGGTTGTTCGGGATATTCAATTTGCGCGCGCTGACGAGGAACGTTGAAGGCCTGCTCGGGCCGGACAAGGCCACAGCAAGGATAGTCGTTTTAAATATGGCGAGATTATTGATGCTTTTTACCGCGATCTTTTTTCTTGTGTATTACAGGGTTGTAAATGTCATCGGTTTGCTGATAGGATTTACAGTCGTGTTTGCTTTAATTCTTATTGAAGGATGGAAAGTTGGGAAAGGGGAATAGAGTCTGTTGGTTGTCATTCCGGGCTTGACCCGGAATCCAGTTTTTTCCTCTATATTCCCGCTTTCGAGGGAATGGCTAACTTAAGTAAATCCGAAATCATGGAGGAATAAATGCGGAGGTATCGTTCATCAAAGGCAATGAAACAAAGGCTCGTAGAGCTGGTCCTTGAGCGCTCATTTAAGTTCACCGAAGAGCCGACCTTCAAGCTCGCATCGGGCAAGATGAGCAATTTCTATTTCAACTGCAAACCGGCAACGCTTAACCCCGAGGGCATGTTCCTCATCGGCAACCTTTTTTACGGACTGATTAAAAGTAAAAAGAAATGGAATGTTAAAGCCGTTGGCGGGCTTACACTTGGCGCAGACCCGGTTGCCGACGCAATAGCCTATACATCGTATTTAAAAGGCGGGCCTTTGGAGGCCTTTGTTGTAAGAAAGACGCCGAAGAAGCACGGGACCATGCTGTGGATAGAGGGCAATGTGCGGGAAGGCGATAAGGTCTTGATTGTCGAGGATGTTATCACGACCGGCGGTTCTTCAAAAGAGGCCATCCTGAGGGCGAGAGAATGCGGGCTTAAAGTGATGGGCGTTATCGTGCTCATTGACAGGCAGGAGGGCGGAAGGGAAGAGATAGAGGCAATGGGCCTGCCGATCGAGGTTTTGTTGACGAAGGAAGAGATTTTTGAGGCCTATAAGAAGACAGGGAAGGGCGCAAAGGAACAAAGTCACAAAGGGACAAAGGTGAAAAAGACTTAGCGCCTGTGTGCCTTTGCCACTTTGTCCCTTCAAAAATAAGCATCGATGATGTTTTGATTAAATTTTTTTATTTGACGGCCAAAAGAAAGTTGTTTTAATATGGTTAACCATTTTTTCTATTCTACCCCTGAATTGAGAAAAAATACTAAGACCGAAGGGACTCTTAGATTAAAAACACTGTACAAATTTCTCTTGTAACTATACAAGGGCAAAATCAAGAAGGAGGTATACATGAGCGGTAAGTACAAAACACCAATGTTGGACGAGCTGGAAAAAGGACCGTGGCCGAGTTTCGTAACAGAAATAAAAAAGGCTGCGAAGAAAAGCCCGATGGCGGAAGACGAATTGGGCCAGCTTGAAAAGTCATACAGGACAAAACGCGGCTACTGGAAACACGGCGGTATCGTCGGCGTTCTCGGTTACGGGGGCGGAGTTATCGGAAGATATTCCTCCCTTCCTGAAGAATTTCCCGGCATCGCGCATTTCCACACTGTAAGAATTAACCAGACCAGCGGTTTCTTCTACACAGCAGAGTCATTAAGAATGATATGTGACATCTGGGACAAGTACGGAAGCGGACTTACCAATGTGCACGGCTCCACAGGCGACCTGGTCCTTCTGGGAACAACCACAGAAAACCTTGAAGCCATCTTTGCAGAGTATTCATCACGCGGATGGGACCTCGGCGGTTCAGGTTCGGCAATGAGGACACCGAGCTGCTGCGTAGGACCAGGCCGTTGCGAGTGGTCCAATATCGACACGCTCGATATTACATATGAACTTACACAGGAATTCCAGGATGAACTTCACAGGCCTGCTTTCCCGTACAAATTCAAGATCAAGACAGCCGGATGCGCCGTTGACTGTGTTGCGGCTATTGCCCGCGCAGACTTGTCCATCATCGGAACATGGAAAGGCAATATCCAGATCGATCAGGCTGAAGTGAAGAAATATGCAAGCTCGGGCATGAACATCCAGAAAGAGATTGTGGAAATGTGCCCGACAGAATGCATGAGCTTTAACGGCAGCGAGTTGAAAATAAATGACGTTGAATGCAACAGGTGCATGCATTGCATAGCTAAAATGACAAAGGCCCTCAGGCCCGGCAAAGAAAAAGGCGCGACCCTTTTGATGGGCAGCAAGGCCCCTATCGTTGTCGGCTCCCTGCTTTCATGGGTCATCGTTCCCTTTATTAAATTAGAGGCGCCCTACACAGAATTGAAGACACTCATCCGCAGCATGATCGAATGGTGGGATGATAACGCAAAGCCGAGAGAAAGAATAGGCGAGCTGCTTGAATCAAAAGGCATGAGGCCTTTCCTTGAGCACATCGGCGTACCACCTCAGCCTCAGCAGGTGAAAGAGCCGAGGAAAGATCCGTTCTTCTTCTGGTCTGAAAGCGATTTCAAAAGATAGATAAGTGATTATTAATAAATAAAAGGAGGAATAACAATGGCATTACCCAAAAGACAAACAGACATTGGACCACCAAAATATGATCAGTTCATTCCGCCCGTAATAAAGAAGAATTACGGCAAATGGAAATATCATGAAGTATTAAGCGGCGGCACAATGGTCCATGTAGGTGAAAGCGGTGACAAGCTCTTTACCGTAAGATGCGGTTCACCGAGAATCTTAAGCACTGAAACCATCCGTGAAATCTGTGATCTCGCGGAAAAATACTGTGACGGGTATCTCCGTTTTACAACAAGAAACAACGTGGAGTTCCTCGTATCAGACCAGAGCAAGCTGGATCCGCTCGTGGCCGACCTGAAGGCAAGAAAATATGCAATCGGCGGAATCGGGCCGAGGATCAGCAATATCGTCCATACTCAGGGATGGGTACACTGCCACAGCGCATGTACTGATGCATCCGGATTAGTTAAAGCGATCATGGATGATCTCTTTGAATACTTCACCACAAAAGAGCTGCCGAACAAGGTCAGACTCGCAGTTGCATGCTGCGTTAACATGTGCGGCGCGGTCCATTGCTCTGACATAGCGGTTGTTGCCGTGCACAGGAAAGTGCCGACGATCAATCATGAGATGGTGAATAAGGTATGTGAAATTCCGACAACCATTGCATCATGCCCGACATCGGCGATCAGACCGAATCCGAAAGACAAATCGGTCATAATCAATGAAGACAAATGCATGTACTGTGGAAACTGTTTCACGGTATGTCCTCCGATTGACATCCACAAGCCGGAAGAAGACGGTGTTGCAATAGTGATAGGCGGAAAGATAGGGAACCTCAGGACCCCGCCTAAGTTCTCGAAGCTTGCTATCCCGTTCTTTTACAACGAACCTCCAAGGTGGCCCAAGGTTGTTGCTGCTATCAGGAGCATCCTTGAGACATATGAACAACATGCCAGAAAGCATGAGAGGGTCGGTGAATGGATAGAGAGAATCGGATGGGAAGGGTTCTTCAACCTTACAGGCATTCAGTTCACCTTCCAGCACATTGACGATTTCACATTCGCAAGAGACACATTCAGGACCACTGCAGCATTTAAGTATTCAAAGTAAAAATCGTATGTAGGGGCGGGTTTCAAACCCGCCCCTACAAAAAAAAATAGAAAGAGGTGAGGATATGGAAACAGCAGAATTACAGGATAAAATCTTCGCTTTCATGGAAAAGATGAAGGGCAAAAAGAAACTGAAAGAAAAAGATGTTATCAAGGCGCTTGCGGAAGAGACCGCAGAGGCCCCTGATAATGTAAAAAAAGCCCTTCGCGGAATGATTGATATCGGCAGACTCATGTATTCTTACGGCGGCGGAGCCAGTTCAGTGGAGATCCCGAGCGAAGAATACTTGAGGGAAAAAGGCCTCATTAAGTAGATCATTGAGACAATAAGTCATTAAGTTATTAACGATCCAGTAAAAGAAATATAATAACTTAGTTGATAACGGATGCAGCAAATCTATACTTACACTTAATAACTCAATGACTGAATCAGTTAGTTACTCAATACCAAGGATAGTTGTTTCCGGTCTTCGGGGGGGGAGCGGAAAGACTATCCTTTCTTTATGCCTTGTCGCATTACTAAGGAAAAAAGGTTTAACAGTTACTCCCTTCAAAAAAGGCCCCGATTATATTGACGCGGGCTGGCTGGCAAAGGCTGCTGGCGTATCATGCTACAACTTAGACCTGTTCATGATGTCTCCTGAACAAGCGCTACAGTCGTTTATAGAGCATACGTCCCAGATATGCGCGAGAAAAAAATTTACAAATGATAATAAAAGCACTGAGGCGTCATTCCCGCGAAAGCGGGAATCCAGAGAATTAAAAGACTGGATTCCGGGTCAGGCCCGGAATGACGGCATGAAGAATACAACTATATCCTCAACGCACATCGCTGTCATCGAGGGCAACCGGGGACTATATGATGGGGTTGACCATGAAGGCACTTACAGCACGGCAGAGCTTGCCAAGCTGTTAAACGCACCGGTGATACTAATTGTTGATTGCACCAAAGCCACCAACACAGTTGCCGCTATGGTTTTAGGCTGTCAGAAGATGGATGAAAAAGTCCCCATCGGCGGCGTTGTCCTGAACAGGGTAGCAACCGCCAGACAGGAGTCGGTGATCAGGAAGGCAATAAATGAGAGGTGCGGCCTGCCTGTTGTCGGCGTAATACCAAGACTGAAGAATGACCCGTTTCCCGAAAGACACATGGGGCTCACTCCATTTCAGGAGACCAAAGGC
The Nitrospirota bacterium DNA segment above includes these coding regions:
- the dsrA gene encoding dissimilatory-type sulfite reductase subunit alpha; translated protein: MSGKYKTPMLDELEKGPWPSFVTEIKKAAKKSPMAEDELGQLEKSYRTKRGYWKHGGIVGVLGYGGGVIGRYSSLPEEFPGIAHFHTVRINQTSGFFYTAESLRMICDIWDKYGSGLTNVHGSTGDLVLLGTTTENLEAIFAEYSSRGWDLGGSGSAMRTPSCCVGPGRCEWSNIDTLDITYELTQEFQDELHRPAFPYKFKIKTAGCAVDCVAAIARADLSIIGTWKGNIQIDQAEVKKYASSGMNIQKEIVEMCPTECMSFNGSELKINDVECNRCMHCIAKMTKALRPGKEKGATLLMGSKAPIVVGSLLSWVIVPFIKLEAPYTELKTLIRSMIEWWDDNAKPRERIGELLESKGMRPFLEHIGVPPQPQQVKEPRKDPFFFWSESDFKR
- the dsrB gene encoding dissimilatory-type sulfite reductase subunit beta, translated to MALPKRQTDIGPPKYDQFIPPVIKKNYGKWKYHEVLSGGTMVHVGESGDKLFTVRCGSPRILSTETIREICDLAEKYCDGYLRFTTRNNVEFLVSDQSKLDPLVADLKARKYAIGGIGPRISNIVHTQGWVHCHSACTDASGLVKAIMDDLFEYFTTKELPNKVRLAVACCVNMCGAVHCSDIAVVAVHRKVPTINHEMVNKVCEIPTTIASCPTSAIRPNPKDKSVIINEDKCMYCGNCFTVCPPIDIHKPEEDGVAIVIGGKIGNLRTPPKFSKLAIPFFYNEPPRWPKVVAAIRSILETYEQHARKHERVGEWIERIGWEGFFNLTGIQFTFQHIDDFTFARDTFRTTAAFKYSK